In the Pseudanabaena sp. BC1403 genome, GTAAATAGGAGGCGCTTTGCGCCTCCTATTTACTTGATAGCGCTAAGTGCTGTAAAAATTTCTGAGGTTGAAACATTGAATCCAAGCACAACTAAGACTGCCAACTCAACTAAATTAACTAACTGGAAAATTCGTGATCGTCAGTTTATTTGGGGTGCTCGCACATACCTAATGGGTGTTTTGAATCTTACGCCCGATAGCTTTAGCGATGGCGGTCAATTTAACTCACGGGATGAGGCACTGAAACAAGTCGCGCAGATGTTGCCCTATATCGACATACTCGATATTGGTGGTGAATCGACTAGACCTAATGCTCTGCCAGTTAGCGCCGAAGAAGAATGCGATCGCATTTTGCCAATTATTCAAGCCATTCGCGAAACCTATCCCAACTTGCCGATTTCCGTTGATACAGTCAAGGCAAGTGTCGCAAAAGCCGCGATCACCGCAGGAGCAGATATGCTCAACGATGTTTCCTCTGGGAGATTTGATCCTGAAATGCTACCTCTAGCGGGAAAGTTGCAAGTACCAATTTTTTTAATGCATATGCAAGGTGAACCACGCACTATGCAAGAAAACCCTCGCTATCGCAATGTGGTGGATGATGTTAAGCAATTTCTCGCTGATGCAATTTTGGTCGCCAAAGCTTGCGGTGTTCCTAAACATTTAATTGCGATCGATCCAGGGATCGGCTTTGGTAAAACTCTTGACCATAATCTTAAAATTTTAAAAAATTTGCGCAGCTTTAAGGAGATCAGCGCACCTCTATTGCTGGGCGTATCTCGCAAAAGCTTTATTGGTAAGCTTAGCGATCGCCCAGATCCTAATGATCGCCTGTATGGAACGATAGCCGCTTGTAGTTCTTGTATTGCAGGTGGCGCAGATATCTTACGAGTACATGATCCCAAAGAAATATTTGATGCTTGTCGCGTCAGTGACGCAATATTTCGATAGCGATGCTTTGTTACTCTATCGAGATATTGCATAATCTACATGCACAATTAACTAATATCAACAAGCATCCGTAACAGTCCATCAGTTACAATAGCCAAACGGGATGTACGCTTTAATACAACCCTGTAAAGATTGTAATCACTTTTTGAGGGCAAGACGTGCCACAGGCTAAGCATTTGCTGATTGGTTCCACCAGATCAGGCAGTGGAAAATCAGCAACAATTTTGGGATTAACATATAACTTGCAAGTTAAAGGTTACAAAATTGGCTATGGTAAGCCAATAGGTACTTTTACGACCAAAGAATTACCCGAATCAGCCGAACGCACTGAAGCTGATGTGGAATTTATTCGGCAAGTCCTCAATTTGCCGCAATCACTTTTACTCCCCACTCTACTTAATCTTGACCGAGCTGCTCTGCAACTCCGTCTATCTGGAGAAGACAAGGCTGATTACAGTAATAAGTTGGATGAGTATAAAAAATTAATTGAAGGCGATCTCGTACTTTTAGAAGCACCTGCAAATACTGCCGAAGGTGCAATTTTTGGGCTATCCCTAGAAGAAATGGCAGATCAACTCGAAGCTCCCATT is a window encoding:
- the folP gene encoding dihydropteroate synthase, coding for MNPSTTKTANSTKLTNWKIRDRQFIWGARTYLMGVLNLTPDSFSDGGQFNSRDEALKQVAQMLPYIDILDIGGESTRPNALPVSAEEECDRILPIIQAIRETYPNLPISVDTVKASVAKAAITAGADMLNDVSSGRFDPEMLPLAGKLQVPIFLMHMQGEPRTMQENPRYRNVVDDVKQFLADAILVAKACGVPKHLIAIDPGIGFGKTLDHNLKILKNLRSFKEISAPLLLGVSRKSFIGKLSDRPDPNDRLYGTIAACSSCIAGGADILRVHDPKEIFDACRVSDAIFR